A portion of the Gigantopelta aegis isolate Gae_Host chromosome 10, Gae_host_genome, whole genome shotgun sequence genome contains these proteins:
- the LOC121382969 gene encoding uncharacterized protein DDB_G0271670-like: NSSSSSSSSSIGSSSSSSSSSSSSSSSSSSSSSSSSSGSGSSSSGSGSSSSSSSNSSSSSNSFSSSSSSSSSSSNGNNSSRSTSTSSSSSRKNSRRRNSRRWNSRSGIAGGIAGGGIAGGGIAGGGIAGGGIAGRGIAGGGIAAGGIAAGGIAGGGIAGGGIAGGGIAGGGIAGAVSKAVVLMHIVHGVCSSSSSSSSSSSSSSSSSSSSSSSSSSSSSS; this comes from the exons aatagtagcagcagcagtagtagtagtagta taggtagtagtagtagtagtagtagtagtagtagtagtagtagtagtagtagtagtagtagtagtagtagtagtagtagtggtagtggtagtagtagtagtggtagtggtagtagtagtagtagtagtagtaatagtagtagtagtagtaatagttttagtagtagcagcagcagcagtagcagtagtagcaatggcaacaacagcagcagaaGTACCAgtaccagcagcagcagcagcaggaaGAATAGCAGGAGGAGGAATAGCAGGAGGTGGAATAGCAGGAGTGGAATAGCAGGAGGAATAGCAGGAGGTGGAATAGCAGGAGGAGGAATAGCAGGAGGAGGAATAGCAGGAGGTGGAATAGCAGGACGAGGAATAGCAGGAGGAGGAATAGCAGCAGGAGGAATAGCAGCAGGAGGAATAGCAGGAGGAGGAATAGCAGGAGGAGGAATAGCAGGTGGAGGAATAGCAGGAGGAGGAATAGCAGGAGcagtatcaaaggccgtagtattaATGCATATCGTTCATGGCGTTTG tagtagtagtagtagtagtagtagtagtagtagtagtagtagtagtagtagtagtagtagtagtagtagtagtagcagcagcagtagcagc